In Brassica rapa cultivar Chiifu-401-42 chromosome A06, CAAS_Brap_v3.01, whole genome shotgun sequence, a single window of DNA contains:
- the LOC103872366 gene encoding mediator of RNA polymerase II transcription subunit 15a isoform X2: MDNNNWRLSIPNGESAAINNGEWRKQLPPDSRQKIVNKIMETLSRHLPSSGPEGINDLRRIAARFEEKTFSGAVNQTDYLRKISMKMLTMETKSQNAAGSSSTTTDANNTTSMDSIPNNQGQLLPNNQSQAPQPLMSQTMQSNTASGMAGSTGLPSSMQPVSSIANNNVTSVVNQNSSMQNVAGVLQDSSGQHGLSSNMISGSQRQMLGRPHIMSSQQQQQPQGGQYLYQQQLLRQNFQSGNVPNPIQQQQQNVLQPNQMHSSQQPGSTTSATQPSAVNSAPIQGLHTNQQSSPQFSSQQTTSQTILRQQQSSLLRQHPQSQQASGIHQQQTSLPHQSISPQQQAQMTRQQAASGSGIQQNQMMAQHVVGDMQQQQHQQRLLNQQNNVMNMRPQQKQHPPAQQQFMSQQNSLQATTQQPLGTQSNVAGLQQPQQQLLSSQTNQQSVHMLSQPTAALQRTHQAGHGLYPSQGQQSQNQPSQQQMMPLQSHHQQLQQPNLLQQDVQQRLQSSGQVTGSLLPPQNVVDQQRQLYQSQRTLSEIPSSSLDSTAQKESGNAVDWQEEVFQKIKIMKDAYLPDVTEIYQRVIAKLQQMDSLPQQQRSEQFEKLRQFKTMLERMMQFLSVSKSSIMPPLKNKVAIYEKQIVDFVTAHRPRKPVQQGQPPQSQMQPMQQQSSQNGNHSHDGQANTQMQSMSMPRVQQSSLENAQYNVLSSRPLASAPQQNIPCSVPGSSLESGQGNALNNSQQVAMRSMQQNNYQEVNNSSASAQSGLSTLQSNVNQTQLSSSLLQQQHLKQQKDQQMTQQQQLKPQFQQRQMQQQQQQLLQKQQLIQQHQQQLQARQQVAQNDVSRGMFQQHSLQSQRTSSPLQHLKPGSQLPVTSPQLLPGGSPQMTQQHLSPQVDQKNVISSVNKNGTPVQPANSPFVVPSPSTPLAPSPMQVASEKPSGASSLSMGNIARQQATGTQGVVQSIAFGTPGISASPLLQEFISPEGNNLNPLTSTFGKPNATELPIERLIRAVKSISPQSLSSAVSDIGSVVSMVDRIAGSAPGNSRASVGEDFVAKTKCRLQARNFMAQEGMTPTKKMKRGTTAMPLSVYSLEGSVGDNCKQFACSETSDLESTATSVGKKARTETEHALLEEIKEINQRLIDTVVEISDDEDAADSSEGATASKGCEGTTVRLSFIAVSLSPALKAHLSSTQMSPIQSLRLLVPCSYPNVSPSLLYKLPVETSKENGDLSSKAMARFNKLLRSLSQPMSLKDIANTWDACARTVICEYAQQFGGGTFSSKYGTWEKFVAAS; the protein is encoded by the exons ATGGATAACAACAACTGGAGACTTTCCATTCCAAATGGAGAATCTGCAGCCATTAACAATGGTGAGTGGAGAAAACAGTTGCCACCTGATTCACGCCAGAAGATCGTTAACAAGAT AATGGAAACACTAAGCAGGCACCTTCCGAGTTCTGGACCAGAAGGAATTAACGATCTCAGGAGAATTGCTGCCAGATTTGAGGAGAAAACTTTCAGCGGTGCTGTTAACCAG ACTGATTACCTTCGGAAGATATCCATGAAGATGCTGACTATGGAGACTAAATCTCAAAATGCTGCTGGCTCTTCCTCAACTACCACTGATGCTAATAATACCACATCAATGGATTCAA TACCCAACAATCAAGGGCAACTTCTTCCAAACAATCAATCTCAAGCACCTCAGCCGTTGATGTCCCAAACCATGCAGAGTAATACAGCCTCTGGAATGGCGGGTTCTACTGGTTTACCATCTTCCATGCAGCCTGTTTCTTCCATAGCCAATAATAACGTCACAAGCGTTGTAAACCAGAATTCCAGTATGCAAAATGTTGCCGGAGTGTTGCAAGATTCATCTGGGCAGCATGGCCTTTCATCCAACATGATATCAGGATCCCAAAGGCAGATGTTGGGCAGGCCGCATATTATGTCTtctcagcagcagcagcagccacAGGGTGGACAATATCTTTATCAGCAGCAACTTCTCAGGCAGAATTTTCAGTCAGGGAATGTTCCCAATCCCatacaacaacagcaacaaaatGTATTGCAGCCCAATCAAATGCATTCGTCTCAACAGCCTGGTAGTACGACATCTGCAACGCAGCCTTCAGCTGTGAACTCAGCTCCCATCCAGGGTCTCCACACAAATCAGCAGTCAAGTCCTCAATTCTCTTCTCAGCAGACTACGTCACAGACTATTCTTCGTCAGCAGCAATCGTCGCTGCTAAGGCAACATCCGCAATCACAACAAGCCTCTGGGATCCATCAGCAACAAACTTCATTGCCGCATCAGTCTATTTCTCCCCAGCAGCAAGCACAAATGACGCGGCAACAAGCTGCAAGTGGCTCAGGCATCCAGCAGAATCAAATGATGGCGCAGCATGTTGTTGGGGAtatgcagcagcagcaacatcAGCAAAGGTTGCTGAACCAGCAAAATAATGTTATGAACATGCGACCGCAGCAGAAGCAACACCCACCGGCCCAACAGCAATTTATGTCTCAACAAAACAGCCTTCAGGCTACGACTCAGCAACCACTGGGCACTCAAAGCAATGTTGCAGGACTGCAGCAACCACAACAACAGTTGCTCAGTTCCCAGACTAACCAGCAGTCGGTGCACATGTTATCACAGCCAACCGCTGCGCTGCAACGAACACACCAAGCTGGCCATGGCTTGTATCCTTCTCAGGGACAACAGTCACAAAATCAGCCATCCCAGCAGCAGATGATGCCCCTTCAGTCTCACCATCAGCAGTTACAACAACCTAATCTGCTACAACAGGATGTGCAACAAAGGCTACAATCTTCAGGCCAAGTGACAGGTTCCCTGCTTCCACCTCAAAATGTAGTGGACCAACAGAGACAATTGTATCAATCCCAAAGAACCCTTTCGGAGATTCCATCAT CATCGCTAGACTCCACGGCACAGAAGGAAAGTGGAAATGCGGTTGATTGGCAAGAGGAGGTTTTCCAAAAG ATCAAAATTATGAAAGATGCGTACTTACCAGATGTTACCGAAATCTACCAGAGAGTTATAGCCAAGTTGCAGCAA ATGGATTCTCTTCCGCAGCAACAAAGATCAGAGCAGTTTGAGAAATTGAGACAATTCAAGACAATGTTGGAGCGAATGATGCAATTCCTATCGGTTTCAAAGAGCAGTATCATGCCTCCTTTAAAGAATAAGGTGGCTATTTATGAGAAGCAGATTGTAGATTTCGTAACTGCGCACAGGCCGAGGAAGCCAGTACAGCAAGGGCAGCCTCCGCAATCTCAAATGCAGCCTATGCAGCAACAGTCATCTCAGAACGGTAATCATTCCCATGATGGTCAAGCGAATACGCAGATGCAATCAATGAGCATGCCTAGGGTACAACAGAGTAGTCTGGAAAATGCGCAGTACAATGTTTTATCATCTCGTCCTCTAGCTTCAGCACCACAGCAGAATATTCCCTGTTCCGTACCGGGTTCTAGTTTAGAGTCAGGCCAAGGAAATGCACTGAATAATAGCCAGCAGGTTGCCATGAGATCCATGCAACAAAATAATTATCAAGAAGTAAATAACAGTTCTGCCTCTGCTCAAAGTGGGTTAAGTACACTGCAGTCTAATGTTAACCAAACCCAGTTAAGTTCCAGTCTGCTTCAGCAACAGCACCTCAAGCAACAGAAAGACCAACAAATGACTCAGCAGCAGCAGCTCAAACCGCAATTTCAACAGCGCCAgatgcagcagcagcagcagcaactgCTTCAGAAGCAGCAATTAATTCAGCAGCACCAGCAACAGTTGCAAGCAAGACAGCAAGTGGCACAAAATGATGTCAGTCGTGGGATGTTTCAGCAACATTCTCTGCAGAGTCAGCGTACTAGTTCCCCCCTTCAACATTTAAAACCAGGATCCCAGCTTCCTGTTACGTCGCCTCAGCTTCTGCCAGGTGGATCTCCTCAGATGACACAACAACATTTGTCTCCCCAGGTCGACCAGAAAAATGTGATCTCATCTGTCAACAAGAATGGAACTCCAGTGCAACCTGCAAACTCCCCTTTCGTTGTCCCATCCCCTTCAACCCCCTTGGCACCGTCCCCTATGCAAGTTGCCTCTGAGAAACCATCTGGAGCTTCTTCGTTGTCAATGGGGAATATTGCACGCCAACAAGCAACTGGAACGCAAGGTGTAGTTCAATCCATTGCATTTGGCACTCCAGGGATCTCTGCCTCTCCTCTCCTTCAGGAGTTTATTAGTCCTGAAGGAAATAATTTAAATCCTTTGACAAGTACATTTGGGAAACCAAATGCTACTGAGCTGCCTATTGAACGCCTTATCAGAGCC GTGAAGTCCATCTCACCACAATCACTCTCTTCTGCAGTAAGTGACATCGGATCTGTTGTAAGCATGGTTGATAGGATAGCTGGTTCAGCCCCAGGAAATTCAAGGGCTTCAGTTGGAGAGGACTTCGTTGCAAAGACTAAGTGTCGTCTCCAAGCAAGAAACTTCATGGCGCAAGAGGGGATGACGCCGACCAAGAAGATGAAGCGTGGCACAACTGCAATGCCGTTAAGCGTTTATTCATTAGAAGGAAGCGTTGGTGATAACTGCAAGCAGTTTGCATGTTCGGAAACATCAGATCTGGAATCTACTGCGACTTCTGTTGGCAAGAAGGCAAGAACTGAG ACCGAGCATGCTCTTTTGGAGGAAATCAAGGAAATAAACCAGCGGCTGATAGATACAGTTGTTGAGATTAGTGATGATGAAGATGCCGCTGATTCTAGTGAGGGAGCAACAGCAAGCAAAGGCTGTGAAGGAACAACAGTGAGACTTTCGTTTATAGCTGTTTCTCTCAGCCCAGCCTTGAAGGCTCATCTCTCATCAACCCAAATG TCTCCTATTCAATCATTGCGTCTACTGGTACCTTGTAGCTACCCCAACGTCTCTCCATCTCTCCTATATAAACTACCGGTGGAAACAAG CAAAGAGAACGGGGACCTCTCGTCCAAAGCTATGGCAAGGTTCAATAAATTGCTAAGAAGCTTGTCACAGCCGATGTCGCTCAAAGACATTGCCAATACATGGGACGCTTGCGCTCGGACTGTGATATGTGAATACGCACAGCAATTTGGTGGTGGAACTTTTAGCTCAAAATACGGTACTTGGGAGAAATTTGTAGCTGCTTCCTGA
- the LOC103872366 gene encoding mediator of RNA polymerase II transcription subunit 15a isoform X3 — translation MDNNNWRLSIPNGESAAINNGEWRKQLPPDSRQKIVNKIMETLSRHLPSSGPEGINDLRRIAARFEEKTFSGAVNQTDYLRKISMKMLTMETKSQNAAGSSSTTTDANNTTSMDSSNHDSQPLPNNQGQLLPNNQSQAPQPLMSQTMQSNTASGMAGSTGLPSSMQPVSSIANNNVTSVVNQNSSMQNVAGVLQDSSGQHGLSSNMISGSQRQMLGRPHIMSSQQQQQPQGGQYLYQQQLLRQNFQSGNVPNPIQQQQQNVLQPNQMHSSQQPGSTTSATQPSAVNSAPIQGLHTNQQSSPQFSSQQTTSQTILRQQQASGIHQQQTSLPHQSISPQQQAQMTRQQAASGSGIQQNQMMAQHVVGDMQQQQHQQRLLNQQNNVMNMRPQQKQHPPAQQQFMSQQNSLQATTQQPLGTQSNVAGLQQPQQQLLSSQTNQQSVHMLSQPTAALQRTHQAGHGLYPSQGQQSQNQPSQQQMMPLQSHHQQLQQPNLLQQDVQQRLQSSGQVTGSLLPPQNVVDQQRQLYQSQRTLSEIPSSSLDSTAQKESGNAVDWQEEVFQKIKIMKDAYLPDVTEIYQRVIAKLQQMDSLPQQQRSEQFEKLRQFKTMLERMMQFLSVSKSSIMPPLKNKVAIYEKQIVDFVTAHRPRKPVQQGQPPQSQMQPMQQQSSQNGNHSHDGQANTQMQSMSMPRVQQSSLENAQYNVLSSRPLASAPQQNIPCSVPGSSLESGQGNALNNSQQVAMRSMQQNNYQEVNNSSASAQSGLSTLQSNVNQTQLSSSLLQQQHLKQQKDQQMTQQQQLKPQFQQRQMQQQQQQLLQKQQLIQQHQQQLQARQQVAQNDVSRGMFQQHSLQSQRTSSPLQHLKPGSQLPVTSPQLLPGGSPQMTQQHLSPQVDQKNVISSVNKNGTPVQPANSPFVVPSPSTPLAPSPMQVASEKPSGASSLSMGNIARQQATGTQGVVQSIAFGTPGISASPLLQEFISPEGNNLNPLTSTFGKPNATELPIERLIRAVKSISPQSLSSAVSDIGSVVSMVDRIAGSAPGNSRASVGEDFVAKTKCRLQARNFMAQEGMTPTKKMKRGTTAMPLSVYSLEGSVGDNCKQFACSETSDLESTATSVGKKARTETEHALLEEIKEINQRLIDTVVEISDDEDAADSSEGATASKGCEGTTVRLSFIAVSLSPALKAHLSSTQMSPIQSLRLLVPCSYPNVSPSLLYKLPVETSKENGDLSSKAMARFNKLLRSLSQPMSLKDIANTWDACARTVICEYAQQFGGGTFSSKYGTWEKFVAAS, via the exons ATGGATAACAACAACTGGAGACTTTCCATTCCAAATGGAGAATCTGCAGCCATTAACAATGGTGAGTGGAGAAAACAGTTGCCACCTGATTCACGCCAGAAGATCGTTAACAAGAT AATGGAAACACTAAGCAGGCACCTTCCGAGTTCTGGACCAGAAGGAATTAACGATCTCAGGAGAATTGCTGCCAGATTTGAGGAGAAAACTTTCAGCGGTGCTGTTAACCAG ACTGATTACCTTCGGAAGATATCCATGAAGATGCTGACTATGGAGACTAAATCTCAAAATGCTGCTGGCTCTTCCTCAACTACCACTGATGCTAATAATACCACATCAATGGATTCAAGTAATCATGATTCTCAACCAT TACCCAACAATCAAGGGCAACTTCTTCCAAACAATCAATCTCAAGCACCTCAGCCGTTGATGTCCCAAACCATGCAGAGTAATACAGCCTCTGGAATGGCGGGTTCTACTGGTTTACCATCTTCCATGCAGCCTGTTTCTTCCATAGCCAATAATAACGTCACAAGCGTTGTAAACCAGAATTCCAGTATGCAAAATGTTGCCGGAGTGTTGCAAGATTCATCTGGGCAGCATGGCCTTTCATCCAACATGATATCAGGATCCCAAAGGCAGATGTTGGGCAGGCCGCATATTATGTCTtctcagcagcagcagcagccacAGGGTGGACAATATCTTTATCAGCAGCAACTTCTCAGGCAGAATTTTCAGTCAGGGAATGTTCCCAATCCCatacaacaacagcaacaaaatGTATTGCAGCCCAATCAAATGCATTCGTCTCAACAGCCTGGTAGTACGACATCTGCAACGCAGCCTTCAGCTGTGAACTCAGCTCCCATCCAGGGTCTCCACACAAATCAGCAGTCAAGTCCTCAATTCTCTTCTCAGCAGACTACGTCACAGACTATTCTTCGTCAG CAACAAGCCTCTGGGATCCATCAGCAACAAACTTCATTGCCGCATCAGTCTATTTCTCCCCAGCAGCAAGCACAAATGACGCGGCAACAAGCTGCAAGTGGCTCAGGCATCCAGCAGAATCAAATGATGGCGCAGCATGTTGTTGGGGAtatgcagcagcagcaacatcAGCAAAGGTTGCTGAACCAGCAAAATAATGTTATGAACATGCGACCGCAGCAGAAGCAACACCCACCGGCCCAACAGCAATTTATGTCTCAACAAAACAGCCTTCAGGCTACGACTCAGCAACCACTGGGCACTCAAAGCAATGTTGCAGGACTGCAGCAACCACAACAACAGTTGCTCAGTTCCCAGACTAACCAGCAGTCGGTGCACATGTTATCACAGCCAACCGCTGCGCTGCAACGAACACACCAAGCTGGCCATGGCTTGTATCCTTCTCAGGGACAACAGTCACAAAATCAGCCATCCCAGCAGCAGATGATGCCCCTTCAGTCTCACCATCAGCAGTTACAACAACCTAATCTGCTACAACAGGATGTGCAACAAAGGCTACAATCTTCAGGCCAAGTGACAGGTTCCCTGCTTCCACCTCAAAATGTAGTGGACCAACAGAGACAATTGTATCAATCCCAAAGAACCCTTTCGGAGATTCCATCAT CATCGCTAGACTCCACGGCACAGAAGGAAAGTGGAAATGCGGTTGATTGGCAAGAGGAGGTTTTCCAAAAG ATCAAAATTATGAAAGATGCGTACTTACCAGATGTTACCGAAATCTACCAGAGAGTTATAGCCAAGTTGCAGCAA ATGGATTCTCTTCCGCAGCAACAAAGATCAGAGCAGTTTGAGAAATTGAGACAATTCAAGACAATGTTGGAGCGAATGATGCAATTCCTATCGGTTTCAAAGAGCAGTATCATGCCTCCTTTAAAGAATAAGGTGGCTATTTATGAGAAGCAGATTGTAGATTTCGTAACTGCGCACAGGCCGAGGAAGCCAGTACAGCAAGGGCAGCCTCCGCAATCTCAAATGCAGCCTATGCAGCAACAGTCATCTCAGAACGGTAATCATTCCCATGATGGTCAAGCGAATACGCAGATGCAATCAATGAGCATGCCTAGGGTACAACAGAGTAGTCTGGAAAATGCGCAGTACAATGTTTTATCATCTCGTCCTCTAGCTTCAGCACCACAGCAGAATATTCCCTGTTCCGTACCGGGTTCTAGTTTAGAGTCAGGCCAAGGAAATGCACTGAATAATAGCCAGCAGGTTGCCATGAGATCCATGCAACAAAATAATTATCAAGAAGTAAATAACAGTTCTGCCTCTGCTCAAAGTGGGTTAAGTACACTGCAGTCTAATGTTAACCAAACCCAGTTAAGTTCCAGTCTGCTTCAGCAACAGCACCTCAAGCAACAGAAAGACCAACAAATGACTCAGCAGCAGCAGCTCAAACCGCAATTTCAACAGCGCCAgatgcagcagcagcagcagcaactgCTTCAGAAGCAGCAATTAATTCAGCAGCACCAGCAACAGTTGCAAGCAAGACAGCAAGTGGCACAAAATGATGTCAGTCGTGGGATGTTTCAGCAACATTCTCTGCAGAGTCAGCGTACTAGTTCCCCCCTTCAACATTTAAAACCAGGATCCCAGCTTCCTGTTACGTCGCCTCAGCTTCTGCCAGGTGGATCTCCTCAGATGACACAACAACATTTGTCTCCCCAGGTCGACCAGAAAAATGTGATCTCATCTGTCAACAAGAATGGAACTCCAGTGCAACCTGCAAACTCCCCTTTCGTTGTCCCATCCCCTTCAACCCCCTTGGCACCGTCCCCTATGCAAGTTGCCTCTGAGAAACCATCTGGAGCTTCTTCGTTGTCAATGGGGAATATTGCACGCCAACAAGCAACTGGAACGCAAGGTGTAGTTCAATCCATTGCATTTGGCACTCCAGGGATCTCTGCCTCTCCTCTCCTTCAGGAGTTTATTAGTCCTGAAGGAAATAATTTAAATCCTTTGACAAGTACATTTGGGAAACCAAATGCTACTGAGCTGCCTATTGAACGCCTTATCAGAGCC GTGAAGTCCATCTCACCACAATCACTCTCTTCTGCAGTAAGTGACATCGGATCTGTTGTAAGCATGGTTGATAGGATAGCTGGTTCAGCCCCAGGAAATTCAAGGGCTTCAGTTGGAGAGGACTTCGTTGCAAAGACTAAGTGTCGTCTCCAAGCAAGAAACTTCATGGCGCAAGAGGGGATGACGCCGACCAAGAAGATGAAGCGTGGCACAACTGCAATGCCGTTAAGCGTTTATTCATTAGAAGGAAGCGTTGGTGATAACTGCAAGCAGTTTGCATGTTCGGAAACATCAGATCTGGAATCTACTGCGACTTCTGTTGGCAAGAAGGCAAGAACTGAG ACCGAGCATGCTCTTTTGGAGGAAATCAAGGAAATAAACCAGCGGCTGATAGATACAGTTGTTGAGATTAGTGATGATGAAGATGCCGCTGATTCTAGTGAGGGAGCAACAGCAAGCAAAGGCTGTGAAGGAACAACAGTGAGACTTTCGTTTATAGCTGTTTCTCTCAGCCCAGCCTTGAAGGCTCATCTCTCATCAACCCAAATG TCTCCTATTCAATCATTGCGTCTACTGGTACCTTGTAGCTACCCCAACGTCTCTCCATCTCTCCTATATAAACTACCGGTGGAAACAAG CAAAGAGAACGGGGACCTCTCGTCCAAAGCTATGGCAAGGTTCAATAAATTGCTAAGAAGCTTGTCACAGCCGATGTCGCTCAAAGACATTGCCAATACATGGGACGCTTGCGCTCGGACTGTGATATGTGAATACGCACAGCAATTTGGTGGTGGAACTTTTAGCTCAAAATACGGTACTTGGGAGAAATTTGTAGCTGCTTCCTGA